One window of the Granulicella arctica genome contains the following:
- a CDS encoding substrate-binding domain-containing protein, with amino-acid sequence MSQGRVVRKTTKRLYLIPVLSKALDILELLQAENGPMTLEVIHQRTKISKTTVYRVLKTYVHRGYLSQAGDGLYRYVTRPKKLRFGFGGQSADMPFSVAVTESLRSAAVTGGVDLFVLDNCYDAATAVKNAEEFVSNRVDLVIEFQVEHEVAPVIGDKIAGAKIPLIAIDIPHPHATYFGVDNYRVGIVAGDVLASHAVRTWDRKVDWVLGLDLPEAGQLVQSRITGAFDAVRGVIANLPPECFVRLDGRGMRERSRKLVADFLVRHPESKRILIAAATDTSALGALDAVKEQKRVRHVAIVGQDALEEAVTEIRKERSALIGSVSHEASTYGPRLISLGMALLHGQTVPPYNYVEHRLVTRETLAMAER; translated from the coding sequence TTGAGCCAGGGGCGTGTTGTGCGGAAGACGACGAAACGGCTTTACCTGATCCCGGTGCTATCGAAGGCGCTGGACATTTTGGAGTTGCTGCAGGCTGAGAATGGGCCGATGACGCTGGAGGTGATCCACCAGCGGACAAAGATTTCGAAGACCACGGTGTACCGTGTGCTGAAGACCTACGTTCATCGGGGATACCTTTCGCAGGCGGGGGATGGGCTGTATCGGTATGTGACGCGGCCGAAGAAGCTGCGGTTCGGGTTTGGCGGGCAGAGCGCGGATATGCCGTTCTCTGTGGCGGTGACGGAGAGCTTGCGGAGCGCGGCGGTGACGGGCGGCGTCGATCTGTTTGTGCTCGATAACTGCTATGACGCGGCGACTGCGGTGAAGAACGCCGAGGAGTTTGTGAGCAATCGCGTGGACCTGGTGATCGAGTTCCAGGTGGAGCATGAGGTCGCTCCTGTGATTGGAGACAAGATCGCGGGCGCGAAGATTCCGCTGATCGCGATTGATATTCCGCATCCGCATGCAACGTACTTTGGCGTGGACAACTATCGGGTGGGGATTGTGGCGGGTGACGTGCTGGCCTCGCATGCGGTGCGGACGTGGGATCGTAAGGTGGATTGGGTCCTGGGGCTTGATCTGCCGGAGGCGGGGCAGTTGGTGCAGAGCCGCATCACAGGAGCGTTCGATGCGGTGCGCGGCGTGATTGCGAACCTGCCGCCGGAGTGTTTCGTGCGACTGGACGGGCGCGGGATGCGGGAGCGCAGCCGGAAGCTGGTCGCGGATTTCCTGGTGCGGCATCCCGAGAGCAAGCGCATCCTGATTGCGGCGGCGACGGATACGAGTGCGCTCGGGGCGCTGGATGCGGTGAAGGAACAGAAGCGCGTCCGGCATGTGGCGATTGTTGGGCAGGACGCGCTGGAAGAGGCTGTAACGGAGATTCGCAAGGAGCGGTCAGCGCTGATTGGATCGGTCTCGCATGAGGCGAGTACGTATGGGCCGCGGTTGATCAGCTTGGGGATGGCGCTGCTGCATGGGCAGACGGTGCCTCCGTACAATTATGTGGAGCATCGGCTGGTGACGCGGGAGACGCTTGCGATGGCGGAGCGGTAG
- a CDS encoding bifunctional rhamnulose-1-phosphate aldolase/short-chain dehydrogenase has product MAESKLKFLEDRWDDAVASKLDEPELLRYRSNLLGSDLRITNFGGGNTSSKLDQVDPVDGQTRKVLWVKGSGGDLGSIKRAGFATLYMDKLLSLEKAYQGVDLEDAMVEMYPLVTFANNPTAASIDTPLHGFLPFAHVDHLHPDWGIALAASANGKIKMEEFNTEFGHKLAWLPWQRPGFELGMMLRKIVEETPGCDGVVLGGHGLFTWGDTQRESYLNTITIIDQLGQFIERHGGVAGHVHFGGATVQSREDRAAIALAVMPHLRGVVSRKQRWIGSFTDVPQVMEFVNSGHAKELAHLGTSCPDHFIRTKIRPMFIDWNPAGDAGELTELIEMGLETYRAEYAEYYKSHAVTDSPAMRDASPTVVLVPGVGMFSFGKNKTEARIVGEFYINAIGVMQGAGSLGAGVTCLDIPQAGPAAAAGEFKTHANYVALPASEAFRIEYWKLEEAKIRRQPAEKELSRRVALIVGGGSGIGREVALMAAERGAHVVIADRDVKGAEAVAAEVAKVFGKELVSWTSIDIRDRKTIKAALEATIKAFGGIDILINTAALFPSSPDGVITDAQWALTLEVNVTANYLLTDEASGIFTAQGLDASVVLTSSANAVVAKRGSEAYDVSKAALSHLVRELAVSMAPKVRVNGISPATVVKGSTMFPRDRVIASLKKYKLPFEEGFTDDELRDVLAQFYATRTLTHQPIDPKDCAQAIMFLAGPLARCTTGHLIPVDGGLTEAYLR; this is encoded by the coding sequence ATGGCGGAGTCAAAGCTGAAGTTTCTGGAAGACCGGTGGGATGATGCGGTGGCGTCGAAGCTGGATGAGCCGGAGTTGTTGCGGTATCGGTCGAACCTGCTGGGCTCGGATCTGCGGATCACGAACTTTGGTGGTGGGAATACAAGCTCGAAACTGGACCAGGTCGATCCTGTGGACGGGCAGACGAGGAAGGTGTTGTGGGTAAAGGGGAGCGGCGGCGACCTGGGGAGCATCAAGCGGGCGGGGTTCGCGACGCTGTATATGGATAAGCTGCTGTCGCTCGAGAAGGCTTACCAGGGCGTGGATCTGGAAGATGCGATGGTGGAGATGTATCCGCTGGTGACGTTTGCGAATAATCCTACGGCGGCGTCGATCGATACACCGCTGCATGGGTTTTTGCCGTTTGCGCATGTGGACCATCTGCACCCGGACTGGGGGATCGCGCTGGCGGCCTCGGCGAACGGGAAGATCAAGATGGAGGAGTTTAATACGGAGTTTGGGCATAAGCTGGCGTGGCTGCCGTGGCAGCGTCCGGGGTTCGAGCTGGGCATGATGCTTCGCAAGATTGTGGAGGAGACGCCGGGGTGCGATGGCGTGGTGCTGGGTGGGCATGGGCTGTTTACGTGGGGCGATACGCAGCGCGAGAGCTACCTGAATACGATCACGATCATCGATCAGTTGGGGCAGTTTATCGAGCGGCATGGTGGGGTTGCGGGCCATGTGCATTTTGGCGGCGCGACGGTTCAAAGCAGGGAGGACCGGGCGGCGATTGCGCTGGCGGTGATGCCGCATCTGCGTGGCGTGGTGTCGCGGAAGCAGCGGTGGATCGGGAGCTTTACGGATGTGCCGCAGGTAATGGAGTTTGTGAACTCGGGGCATGCGAAGGAGTTGGCGCACCTGGGGACGAGCTGTCCGGACCACTTTATTCGGACGAAGATTCGGCCTATGTTTATCGATTGGAATCCGGCGGGTGATGCGGGTGAGTTGACGGAGTTGATTGAGATGGGGCTCGAGACGTATCGGGCTGAGTACGCGGAGTACTACAAGAGCCATGCGGTGACGGACTCTCCGGCGATGCGCGATGCTAGCCCGACGGTGGTGCTGGTGCCGGGTGTGGGGATGTTCAGCTTTGGGAAGAACAAGACGGAGGCTCGCATCGTTGGTGAGTTTTACATCAATGCGATTGGTGTGATGCAGGGCGCGGGATCGCTTGGTGCGGGGGTGACGTGCCTGGATATTCCGCAGGCTGGACCGGCTGCAGCGGCGGGTGAGTTCAAGACGCATGCGAACTATGTGGCGCTGCCGGCGAGCGAGGCGTTTCGGATTGAGTACTGGAAGCTGGAGGAGGCGAAGATTCGCCGGCAGCCTGCGGAGAAGGAGCTGAGCCGGAGGGTGGCGCTGATCGTCGGCGGGGGCAGTGGCATTGGGCGCGAGGTGGCGCTGATGGCTGCGGAGCGTGGGGCGCATGTGGTGATCGCGGATCGTGACGTGAAGGGCGCGGAGGCCGTAGCGGCGGAGGTGGCGAAGGTCTTCGGTAAGGAGCTGGTGAGCTGGACGAGCATCGACATTCGTGACCGGAAGACGATCAAGGCTGCGCTTGAAGCTACGATAAAGGCGTTCGGTGGGATCGATATTTTGATCAATACGGCGGCGCTGTTTCCTTCGTCTCCGGATGGGGTGATCACGGATGCGCAGTGGGCGCTGACGCTTGAGGTCAACGTGACGGCGAACTACCTGCTGACGGATGAGGCTTCTGGGATCTTCACGGCGCAGGGGCTGGATGCCAGTGTGGTGCTGACGAGTTCGGCGAATGCGGTGGTGGCGAAGCGCGGGAGCGAGGCGTACGACGTAAGTAAGGCGGCGCTGAGCCACCTGGTGCGTGAGCTTGCGGTGTCGATGGCTCCGAAGGTGCGGGTGAATGGAATCAGCCCGGCTACGGTGGTGAAGGGGTCGACGATGTTCCCGCGGGATCGGGTGATCGCTTCGCTGAAGAAGTACAAGCTGCCGTTTGAGGAAGGCTTTACGGATGATGAGTTGCGGGATGTGCTGGCGCAGTTCTATGCGACGCGGACGTTGACGCATCAGCCGATCGATCCTAAGGATTGTGCGCAGGCGATTATGTTCCTCGCGGGTCCGCTGGCTCGATGCACGACGGGCCACTTGATCCCTGTGGATGGAGGGCTGACCGAGGCGTATCTGCGATGA
- a CDS encoding rhamnulokinase has translation MMPADARALIAVDLGAESCRVSLLRWVDGTPVISVVHRFANAPRESEGGLRWDLAMIEAGLDEGLRRCAAIAVEGVRSIAVDGWAVDYVRVDADGVAVGDPFCYRDERTLAAEVAVHEGIGTERLRELTGVQLLRINTLYQLHADGVAAGAWMNLPEYVLARWGGARVAEYTNATHTQMVDLRTKEWCGEILAAAGLDVAHAPRIVPPGTIVGQLRGPLAEHAALRDVVLIAPACHDTASAIAGIPATGDDWAYLSSGTWSLVGTLVKEPLNGAAVQADNFTNLGAVGGQICFHKNINGMWLIRQCMEQWASAGKVWSIEDLVAAAERMPAPVGLLDVDEPALLLAGGMPGRINAQRVRLGLTALDEGDAPAFASLIFHSLAARYAEVLGRVALHSGKALRRLFVVGGGSRNEFLNRLTAEATGLEVLRGSTESSTVGNFAVQLAVLDGEGVSAEAVSQWAGVLVGSS, from the coding sequence ATGATGCCTGCGGACGCTCGTGCTCTGATCGCGGTGGACCTGGGGGCGGAGAGCTGCCGGGTTTCGCTGCTGCGATGGGTGGATGGTACGCCGGTGATCTCGGTGGTGCATCGGTTTGCGAACGCTCCACGGGAGAGCGAGGGCGGGCTGCGGTGGGACCTTGCGATGATCGAGGCGGGGCTTGATGAGGGGCTGCGGCGGTGTGCGGCGATCGCTGTGGAGGGTGTTCGCTCGATCGCGGTGGATGGGTGGGCGGTCGATTATGTGCGGGTGGATGCGGATGGTGTGGCCGTCGGTGATCCGTTTTGCTATCGCGATGAACGCACGCTGGCGGCGGAGGTCGCAGTGCATGAAGGCATTGGCACGGAGCGGCTGCGGGAGCTTACGGGTGTGCAGCTGCTGCGGATCAATACCCTGTATCAACTTCATGCGGACGGTGTCGCGGCTGGGGCGTGGATGAATCTGCCGGAGTATGTTCTTGCTCGATGGGGCGGAGCGAGGGTGGCGGAGTACACGAATGCTACGCATACGCAGATGGTGGATCTGCGTACGAAGGAGTGGTGTGGGGAGATTCTGGCGGCGGCCGGGCTTGATGTCGCGCATGCTCCGCGGATTGTGCCGCCGGGAACTATCGTTGGACAGCTAAGGGGTCCGCTGGCGGAGCATGCTGCGTTGCGGGATGTGGTGCTGATTGCCCCGGCGTGCCACGATACGGCTTCGGCGATTGCGGGGATTCCGGCTACGGGTGATGACTGGGCTTACCTTAGCTCGGGGACGTGGTCGCTGGTGGGTACGCTGGTGAAGGAGCCGCTGAATGGTGCGGCGGTGCAGGCGGATAATTTTACGAATCTGGGTGCTGTCGGGGGGCAGATCTGCTTCCACAAGAACATCAATGGGATGTGGCTGATTCGGCAGTGTATGGAGCAGTGGGCGAGTGCGGGCAAGGTTTGGTCGATTGAGGATTTAGTGGCTGCGGCGGAACGGATGCCTGCTCCTGTGGGGCTGCTGGATGTAGATGAGCCTGCGTTGCTGCTGGCTGGTGGCATGCCAGGGCGGATCAATGCGCAGCGGGTTCGGCTTGGGTTGACGGCGCTTGATGAGGGGGATGCACCGGCGTTTGCGAGCCTGATCTTCCACAGCCTTGCGGCTCGCTATGCGGAGGTGCTGGGGCGAGTGGCGCTGCATAGCGGTAAGGCGTTGAGGCGGCTGTTTGTGGTGGGCGGCGGGAGCCGGAATGAGTTTCTCAATCGGCTGACGGCAGAGGCTACAGGGCTCGAGGTATTGCGTGGTTCGACGGAGAGTTCGACGGTGGGGAACTTTGCGGTGCAGCTTGCGGTGCTGGATGGCGAAGG